From one Paenibacillus terrae HPL-003 genomic stretch:
- the modA gene encoding molybdate ABC transporter substrate-binding protein translates to MKMKFGYIFTLVGLLAWVLAGCSSSAAVQSTPSAPKTEIIVSAAASLQDSLNTLKDQYEKQHTDIKLTFNYASSGTLQKQIEQGAPADVFISAGMKQMKALTDASLVEKDSVLLQNKLVVVVPQDKAKTITLHDLTSPSFLKVAVGEPTTVPAGQYSKEALTKAGLWDKLEPKMVFAKDVRQVLNYVETGNADAGLVYLTDAKSSDKAVVALEVPEELHAPILYPEGIVKATKYSKEAGEFLNFLRTDEAMSVFSKDGFSAPSTSTGK, encoded by the coding sequence TTGAAAATGAAATTCGGGTACATATTCACGTTGGTTGGATTGTTGGCATGGGTGCTGGCTGGCTGCTCGTCTTCGGCTGCTGTACAGTCGACACCGTCTGCACCAAAAACAGAGATCATCGTATCTGCCGCAGCGAGCCTTCAAGATAGCCTGAATACGCTCAAGGACCAGTATGAAAAGCAGCATACGGATATCAAACTTACCTTTAACTATGCTTCATCCGGCACATTGCAAAAACAAATTGAGCAAGGCGCACCCGCTGACGTATTCATTTCTGCAGGTATGAAGCAAATGAAGGCATTGACCGATGCTTCTTTAGTGGAGAAGGATAGTGTTCTGCTTCAAAATAAACTGGTTGTGGTTGTCCCGCAGGATAAGGCCAAAACCATAACACTCCATGATCTGACGAGCCCATCCTTCCTGAAAGTAGCTGTCGGGGAGCCTACTACAGTTCCTGCCGGACAGTATTCCAAAGAAGCGCTGACGAAGGCCGGATTATGGGACAAGCTGGAGCCGAAGATGGTGTTCGCCAAGGACGTAAGACAGGTATTAAACTATGTGGAGACAGGTAACGCCGATGCGGGACTCGTCTACCTGACGGATGCCAAATCATCTGATAAAGCAGTCGTTGCACTGGAAGTACCTGAGGAATTGCATGCTCCGATTCTCTATCCAGAAGGTATTGTAAAAGCAACGAAATACAGCAAGGAAGCTGGCGAGTTTCTCAATTTTCTGCGTACAGATGAAGCTATGAGTGTGTTCAGTAAAGATGGGTTTTCAGCTCCTTCAACATCGACTGGGAAATAG
- a CDS encoding molybdenum cofactor biosynthesis protein translates to MQYRIQLFAGMAEQLGESVITLDFPQETATIADIRKSLNEQYPEAASQLQGSFFTNHKKLASPEELIRPSDTITLLQSAPGMETVVSACGLFAITYDPIDADEVTSKVQDPSHGASLTFNGTTREYTQGQRTVLLEYEAYVPMAMNTMKQIGDEIAERWPSTRTAITHRLGTVRIGETSVVIAVSAAHRDTCYEASRHAIERLKQIVPIWKKEVWEDGSEWKGHQLGGWKPHNTQ, encoded by the coding sequence ATGCAATACCGTATTCAACTATTCGCGGGTATGGCAGAGCAGCTCGGTGAATCCGTGATTACGCTGGATTTTCCGCAGGAAACGGCGACCATTGCAGACATTCGAAAAAGCTTGAATGAGCAATATCCGGAAGCGGCTTCGCAGTTGCAAGGTTCTTTTTTTACTAATCATAAAAAACTGGCTTCTCCAGAGGAACTCATCCGTCCTTCAGATACAATCACTCTTCTTCAGTCGGCGCCAGGGATGGAAACGGTCGTTTCAGCATGCGGCTTATTTGCGATCACGTACGATCCGATTGATGCCGATGAGGTGACCTCGAAGGTGCAGGACCCATCCCATGGAGCTTCGCTGACCTTTAATGGAACGACTCGGGAATATACCCAAGGTCAGCGAACCGTGTTGCTAGAATATGAGGCGTATGTCCCGATGGCGATGAACACGATGAAGCAGATTGGTGACGAGATTGCAGAACGTTGGCCGTCTACACGTACGGCGATTACACATCGGCTTGGTACGGTGAGGATTGGAGAGACGAGCGTTGTGATTGCTGTTTCTGCTGCACACCGCGATACTTGCTACGAAGCCAGCCGCCATGCGATTGAACGCTTGAAGCAAATCGTACCGATTTGGAAAAAGGAAGTGTGGGAGGATGGCTCGGAATGGAAGGGGCATCAGCTAGGAGGTTGGAAACCTCATAACACCCAATAG
- the moaA gene encoding GTP 3',8-cyclase MoaA, with product MANRSDDQWNRPLRDLRISVIDRCNFRCRYCMPEEIFGHDYPFLPKEKILTFEEITRLSRIFVSLGVTKLRITGGEPLLRKDLSSLIHSLTQLEGVEDIAMTTNGVFLPKYAASLREAGLKRVTVSLDSLNDDRFRRMNGGRSSVQAVLDGIDAAAQAGMQVKINMVVQKGFNDQDIVPMADYFQKKKHILRFVEFMDVGNTNGWKLDQVVSKQQIIETIHKQRPLEPVPPQYKGEVATRYRYQDREGEIGIISSVTDAFCSTCTRARISAEGFLYTCLFASQGYELRGMLRSEQSDDEIRAYIERVWRGRTDRYSEERLNHTQQSASKIEMSHIGG from the coding sequence ATGGCGAACCGGAGCGACGATCAATGGAATCGTCCGTTACGGGACTTGAGAATATCCGTCATAGACCGGTGTAATTTTCGGTGCCGATATTGTATGCCGGAAGAAATCTTTGGCCATGACTATCCGTTTTTGCCAAAAGAAAAAATATTGACCTTTGAGGAAATTACCCGGCTTTCCCGTATTTTTGTCTCTCTAGGAGTTACCAAGCTGCGCATAACGGGCGGCGAGCCGTTGCTGAGAAAGGACCTGTCCTCGCTCATTCATTCGTTAACTCAACTCGAAGGAGTTGAAGATATTGCGATGACAACGAATGGCGTATTTCTTCCTAAATATGCAGCGTCACTTCGAGAGGCAGGATTGAAGAGGGTGACGGTCAGTTTGGATTCGCTCAATGATGATCGCTTCCGCCGGATGAACGGAGGAAGAAGCAGCGTGCAAGCCGTGCTGGATGGTATTGATGCGGCAGCACAAGCAGGGATGCAGGTAAAAATAAATATGGTCGTGCAGAAGGGCTTCAACGATCAGGATATTGTGCCCATGGCGGACTATTTTCAAAAGAAAAAGCATATTTTGCGGTTTGTTGAGTTTATGGATGTGGGTAACACCAATGGCTGGAAATTGGATCAGGTCGTTTCCAAGCAGCAGATCATCGAAACCATTCATAAGCAAAGGCCGCTGGAGCCTGTCCCACCCCAGTACAAAGGTGAGGTGGCGACGCGTTACAGGTATCAGGACAGAGAAGGGGAAATCGGCATTATTTCGTCGGTTACGGATGCCTTTTGCTCTACATGTACACGGGCCAGAATTTCCGCTGAAGGTTTCTTGTACACTTGCTTATTTGCTTCTCAAGGGTATGAGCTGCGCGGGATGCTACGTTCTGAACAGTCCGATGATGAGATAAGAGCTTACATTGAGCGTGTTTGGAGAGGACGTACAGACCGCTATTCGGAGGAACGGCTGAATCATACCCAGCAATCGGCGTCCAAAATTGAAATGTCACATATCGGCGGGTGA
- a CDS encoding thiazole biosynthesis adenylyltransferase ThiF, which translates to MSEMNKDQKTDADARAHTHASHARYSRQELFSKIGTAGQRNIRSKHVLMVGAGALGTANADMLVRAGIGRLTLVDRDYVDWSNLQRQQLYDEADARDHMPKAVAAQQRLQQVNSDVDIRALIRDVSLEEIDDIAAGVDLIVDATDNFDTRLLINDYAVKHQIPWIYGACVGSYGTTFTIVPGQTPCLHCLLGTVPLGGATCDTVGVISPAVQMVAAYQSAEALKLLTGDVSALQGKLISFDLWNNQHQAIHISAMKKADCPTCGEHPVYPFLQSEHQSKSAVLCGRDTVQIRPAFGTVRDLNETARLLSRQGGKVEHNPYLVSVVIGAHRLVLFQDGRVLIHGTKDIAEARSIVHKYLG; encoded by the coding sequence ATGTCAGAAATGAACAAGGACCAGAAAACGGATGCTGATGCACGAGCACATACGCATGCGTCCCATGCCCGTTATTCCAGACAGGAATTATTCTCGAAAATTGGAACAGCAGGACAGCGAAACATCCGCAGTAAGCACGTGCTGATGGTGGGTGCTGGTGCACTGGGTACTGCCAATGCGGACATGCTGGTGCGAGCGGGCATCGGACGACTGACGCTGGTGGATCGCGATTATGTGGATTGGAGCAATCTGCAACGCCAACAGCTCTATGATGAAGCGGACGCTCGTGATCATATGCCGAAGGCAGTGGCAGCACAGCAGCGATTGCAGCAAGTCAATTCAGATGTGGACATTCGTGCGCTAATTCGGGACGTATCGCTGGAAGAAATCGACGATATTGCAGCAGGAGTGGACCTCATCGTAGATGCCACCGACAATTTTGATACACGTCTGCTCATTAACGATTACGCGGTTAAGCACCAAATTCCTTGGATTTACGGGGCTTGTGTGGGTAGCTACGGGACAACCTTTACCATCGTGCCGGGACAGACACCGTGCCTGCATTGTCTACTTGGAACCGTGCCGCTCGGCGGCGCGACCTGCGACACGGTCGGGGTGATTAGCCCGGCTGTACAGATGGTGGCAGCCTACCAAAGCGCTGAAGCATTGAAGCTGCTCACCGGGGATGTTTCAGCCTTGCAGGGCAAGCTGATTTCCTTTGATCTGTGGAACAATCAGCATCAGGCGATTCATATCAGCGCCATGAAAAAAGCCGACTGCCCAACGTGTGGTGAACATCCGGTGTATCCTTTTTTACAATCGGAGCATCAATCCAAGTCGGCTGTTTTGTGCGGACGTGATACGGTTCAAATTCGCCCGGCCTTCGGTACTGTGCGCGATCTGAATGAAACGGCGCGTCTATTGTCCCGTCAAGGAGGCAAAGTAGAACATAATCCATATTTGGTATCCGTTGTGATTGGAGCGCATCGGCTGGTTCTGTTTCAAGATGGACGCGTTCTGATCCATGGCACAAAGGATATCGCCGAGGCGAGATCTATTGTTCACAAATATTTGGGCTGA
- a CDS encoding MoaD/ThiS family protein encodes MKYHIQVFAGLAEQMGGPIITVPTDQETMTIAALKDLLSERFPEVAAQLRGSFVARNQAYAAPEELVSIYDEIAIIPPVSGG; translated from the coding sequence ATGAAATATCATATTCAAGTATTTGCTGGCCTTGCGGAACAGATGGGAGGGCCCATCATCACAGTACCCACCGATCAGGAAACGATGACCATTGCCGCGTTAAAAGACCTGCTATCCGAGCGTTTCCCAGAAGTAGCCGCGCAGTTGCGGGGTTCTTTTGTTGCCAGAAACCAAGCCTATGCTGCACCGGAGGAGCTGGTGAGTATATATGACGAAATTGCGATCATTCCCCCGGTTTCAGGAGGGTAA
- the fdhD gene encoding formate dehydrogenase accessory sulfurtransferase FdhD, whose translation MEKPAEIKRQILRYRDGQIKRDEDTVVTEHPVTIKINQQEFATMVCTPEYVEDMAVGFLASEGVIQRYDDIEDIWVQEKEGFVHIKTRRMNEFYQNFHSKRYITSCCGKSRQGFYFMNDAKVAKRMNDTHVMLSFDDCFRLMNLMQNSALMFQETGGVHNAALCDKDGIILSRMDIGRHNALDKIYGYCLKHDIVLQDKIIVFSGRISSEILLKVAKIGCEVVLSKSAPTELALELAEDLGITTVGFIRSHSLNVYTHPQRFEELVESKI comes from the coding sequence ATGGAAAAACCAGCTGAGATCAAACGCCAGATTCTTCGTTATCGTGACGGTCAGATCAAACGTGATGAGGACACTGTGGTGACGGAGCATCCGGTGACGATCAAAATCAATCAGCAGGAATTTGCTACCATGGTTTGTACACCGGAGTATGTGGAGGATATGGCAGTAGGCTTTTTGGCCTCGGAAGGTGTCATTCAACGGTATGATGATATCGAAGATATATGGGTCCAGGAAAAAGAAGGCTTTGTTCATATCAAAACCCGCCGGATGAATGAGTTTTATCAAAACTTTCATTCCAAACGGTACATTACCTCCTGCTGTGGGAAAAGCAGACAGGGCTTCTACTTTATGAATGATGCCAAAGTGGCAAAAAGGATGAATGACACCCATGTGATGCTCTCTTTTGACGATTGCTTTCGCTTGATGAACTTAATGCAAAATTCGGCGCTTATGTTTCAGGAGACCGGGGGCGTTCATAATGCCGCACTGTGCGACAAGGATGGAATCATTCTGTCGAGAATGGATATCGGCCGGCATAATGCGTTGGATAAAATCTATGGATATTGCCTCAAGCATGATATTGTATTACAAGATAAAATCATTGTATTCAGTGGGCGAATTTCGTCTGAAATTTTGTTGAAGGTCGCCAAGATTGGCTGTGAAGTGGTGTTATCCAAGTCGGCTCCGACAGAGCTTGCGCTTGAATTGGCTGAGGATTTGGGCATTACTACGGTAGGTTTTATACGAAGTCATTCTCTGAATGTGTATACGCATCCTCAGCGGTTTGAGGAACTGGTTGAATCTAAAATATAA